Genomic DNA from Dehalococcoidia bacterium:
CTGTTCAGGGACCGGGTGGAAGGCCGCTGGTACCGGCAGAGCGCGTGAGATTCTGACAGAGTCATGGTCTCCGGCTACGTAGAGCTTCATGCCAAGAGCTTCTACTCCTTCGGACTGGGAGCGTCCCACACGCACGAGCTGCTGGCTCGCGCGAAGGAGTACGGCTATCCCGCGCTGGCGCTGACAGACACGAACCTCTGCGGCGCGCTGGAGTTCGCGCGTCTCGCCAACAGCCTCGAGGTGAGCCCGATCACAGGCGGAGAGCTGACCCTGACCGACGACTCGCGTCTCACGCTGCTGGCCAGGAGCCGGGCGGGATACTCGAACATCTCCCAGCTCTTCACGCTCGCCAACGCCGTCGACCGTCGGGAGTCGAAGGTCGACCCCTCGCGTCTGCCGGAGCACTCTGAAGGCGTGGTCGCATTGGTAGGTGGGCGCGACGGGCGGCTATCCAACCTGGTCGTAAGCGGTCGCATCAGCGAGGCACGCGCGCTCCTGGGAAGCTACATGGAGTGGTACGGCACGGACTCAGTGTACGTCGAACTCAACCGCAATTTTCTGTACGGGGATACGGAACGCAACAGGGAACTCGTGAAGCTGGCTCGCGAGGTCGGAGCGCCGGTTGTGGCCACCAACGACGTCCACTACCACTGTCTGGAGCGCTCGCGGCTGCAGGACGCGCTGGTCGCGGCGAGACTTAACACTACCATCGACCAGGCGCTCCCGCATCTGCGGCCCAACCATCACCTGCACCTTAAGTCGCATACCGAGATGGAGGCGCTGTTCGAGGAGCTTCCGGAGGCGGTCTCCAACACGGTGCGCATCGCGGAGCAGTGCGAGTTCGATCTGGGCACGGACCTCGGCTACACGCTTCCCGACCCGGACGTGCCGGACGGTTACACGCCGCTGAGCTACCTGAGGAGGCTCTGTGACGAGGCAGCGGTACGACGTTACGGCTCTGTGTCCGGGGAGGTGGAGCAGCGGCTGAACGACGAGTTCAGGCTGATCGATACCCACGGGCTGGCGGGTTTCCTGCTGCTGTACCGGGAGATCGCGCTCATCGCGCAGCGGATCATGGAGGAGCGCGGGCTGATGAGGCCTGAGACACCGGTGGAGGAGAGGCCGCCTGGAAGGGGGCGAGGGTCGTCGGTCGCGCTGGTGGTGGGATACCTGATCGGCATCAGTCACATCGACCCGATCAAGTGGGACCTTACGCTCGAACGGTTCATCTCAGAAGACATGTCCACGCTGCCAGATATCGACCTGGACTTCCCGAGGGGTCTCGGGGACGAGCTGATCGAGCGTGTCCACCAGCACTTCGGGCCTGAGTACGCAGTGCTGACCGGAGCGATCTCCACGTAC
This window encodes:
- a CDS encoding DNA polymerase III subunit alpha — translated: MVSGYVELHAKSFYSFGLGASHTHELLARAKEYGYPALALTDTNLCGALEFARLANSLEVSPITGGELTLTDDSRLTLLARSRAGYSNISQLFTLANAVDRRESKVDPSRLPEHSEGVVALVGGRDGRLSNLVVSGRISEARALLGSYMEWYGTDSVYVELNRNFLYGDTERNRELVKLAREVGAPVVATNDVHYHCLERSRLQDALVAARLNTTIDQALPHLRPNHHLHLKSHTEMEALFEELPEAVSNTVRIAEQCEFDLGTDLGYTLPDPDVPDGYTPLSYLRRLCDEAAVRRYGSVSGEVEQRLNDEFRLIDTHGLAGFLLLYREIALIAQRIMEERGLMRPETPVEERPPGRGRGSSVALVVGYLIGISHIDPIKWDLTLERFISEDMSTLPDIDLDFPRGLGDELIERVHQHFGPEYAVLTGAISTYRLKGVVQDLGKALGIPQEETRQLSRQIESHNAVNLREEMMELPSFRERVDASGWKDLLELAPQLAGAPKLLGQHVGGMILSSSPIPEMVPIRAGATDGRYIMDWNKDSVADAGFAKIDILSLPVLDQIEEALDLVEERQGKRPDLSRIDPEEADVYNMINEGKSKGVFLLQSPAQLKMAQRLKSRDLLDLAYQVALIRPGVGVQGSAVSQFVDRYRHDAEWEYDHPLEERALARGYGIIVWQEQVVQLIKDVSGMTAAEADEVRRAFSRPNSEHLIEMHQQRFMEGALNRGVPEETALKIFGKINGHYMFPESHSHAFAITAYQAAWLKCHHPLEFFVALMNNQPMG